In the Anastrepha obliqua isolate idAnaObli1 chromosome 1, idAnaObli1_1.0, whole genome shotgun sequence genome, one interval contains:
- the LOC129252915 gene encoding mitochondrial dicarboxylate carrier: MSSVNTQRQGRWYFGGIASAGAACCTHPLDLIKVTLQTQQGKLSVLQITAKVVREQGVLALYNGLSASVLRQMTYSMTRFGIYEAGKKQINTDTFLGKITLAGLAGTAGGIVGTPADMVNVRMQNDVKLPPEQRRNYKNAFDGLIKVFRQEGFTRLFSGATTATGRGVLMTIGQIAFYDQIKTTLLSTPYFKDDLVTHFSASLAAGAIATTLTQPLDVLKTRSMNAKPGEFNGLWDIVKFTARLGPLGFFKGYIPAFVRLGPHTILTFVLLEQLRLNFGILPKVETSVIVAQ, from the exons ATGTCCAGTGTAAATACGCAACGTCAAGGCCGATGGTATTTTGGTGGTATTGCCAGTGCTGGTGCGGCCTGTTGTACACATCCTTTGGATTTAATTAAGGTAACGCTGCAAACACAACAAGGAAAATTGTCTGTGCTACAAATAACGGCGAAAGTAGTACGAGAGCAAG GCGTGCTGGCACTTTACAATGGCCTGTCTGCTTCCGTCCTTCGTCAAATGACGTACTCAATGACACGTTTCGGCATTTATGAGGCAGGGAAGAAACAAATCAATACCGATACATTCCTTGGCAAAATCACCTTAGCTGGGTTAGCTGGCACCGCAGGCGGTATTGTTGGCACACCAGCTGATATGGTGAATGTACGCATGCAAAATGATGTCAAATTACCGCCCGAACAGCGCAGAAA CTACaaaaatgctttcgatggtttaattaaagtttttcgACAAGAAGGTTTTACGCGTCTGTTTTCTGGCGCTACTACTGCCACCGGCAGAGGGGTGCTTATGACAATTGGTCAAATAGCATTTTATGATCAA ATCAAAACAACACTGCTTTCCACACCATACTTCAAGGATGACTTAGTAACACATTTTTCTGCCTCTCTGGCTGCTGGTGCAATTGCGACAACTTTGACACAACCATTGGATGTGCTCAAGACACGTTCGATGAACGCTAAGCCTGGTGAATTCAACGGTCTGTGGGACATTGTCAAATTTACAGCACGTCTGGGACCACTCGGATTCTTCAAGGGCTATATACCGGCCTTTGTACGTTTGGGGCCGCACACCATACTCACATTTGTATTGCTGGAGCAACTACGTTTGAATTTTGGCATTTTACCAAAAGTAGAGACTTCTGTAATCGTTGCACAATAA